One window of Nocardia nova SH22a genomic DNA carries:
- a CDS encoding ATP-binding cassette domain-containing protein, with product MTAELRSLTVEIDTDRWRATVLTGVDLRLPAGTITALLGGPGDGKTMLAYALTGRLPDSARATGDILVDGRIGYVPQDGIDAFTPDRTVGEQLRALEQRHGSWTVEQACAAAYYPADALDLPPQHNSAGQIQRAAVAAALLTAPDILVADGPTSSLDRGTAFAVWKSLREYADGGAALLVITHDIPLLTATGFADRIAVLGKGRILADGTLAELSSSADPRVNMYFRGF from the coding sequence GTGACAGCCGAATTGCGTTCCCTCACCGTCGAGATCGACACCGACCGCTGGCGGGCGACGGTCCTGACGGGGGTCGATCTGCGCCTGCCCGCGGGGACCATCACCGCCCTGCTCGGCGGGCCCGGCGACGGCAAGACAATGCTCGCCTACGCGCTCACCGGACGCCTGCCCGACTCGGCCCGCGCGACCGGCGACATCCTCGTCGACGGCCGAATCGGTTACGTCCCACAGGACGGCATCGACGCCTTCACACCCGACCGAACCGTCGGCGAACAACTCCGCGCACTCGAACAACGGCACGGTTCGTGGACCGTCGAACAGGCATGCGCCGCGGCCTATTACCCGGCCGACGCCCTGGATCTGCCGCCGCAACACAATTCCGCCGGACAGATCCAACGCGCCGCGGTGGCCGCCGCCCTGCTCACCGCACCCGATATCCTCGTCGCGGACGGCCCGACATCATCACTGGACCGTGGAACCGCGTTCGCGGTCTGGAAATCGTTGCGCGAATACGCCGACGGCGGCGCGGCCCTGCTCGTCATCACCCACGACATCCCGCTGCTGACCGCCACCGGTTTCGCCGATCGCATCGCCGTGCTCGGCAAGGGCCGCATCCTGGCCGACGGGACGCTCGCCGAACTGTCCTCCTCCGCCGATCCCCGGGTGAACATGTACTTCCGCGGATTCTGA